Genomic segment of Paenibacillaceae bacterium GAS479:
CAACGAAAAAGGCGAACCAAAGCATGGGATTAATTTTGCAGCGAAGGAAAAGCAAAGATCGATATATCGCTGTTAGCATCAACACGGATCTGATGTGTGCCAAGGCCGATAATACCTTCAATGGTTTTTTTGGTCACTTTAAGCGGAAGCTCTGAAGTAATAGTACCGAAGGTGACAGCGCCGTCCATTTCAAATGAGGCTATCGTCGGAAGCGAGAGACTCACTTCTCCGATGGAACTGTCAATATTCCAGTTACCTCCCACCTTAGAGCTGCGAATACGAATTTCTCCATTGAGCGTATCCGCCTGAAGACTTTTTGTAACCTGCTCCACATGAATATAGCCATTCTTTGTTTCCAAAATCGCTTCACCGACAATGTCCGCTATATCCAAGTTTCCATTGCTAGTATACGCGCTGAGCCCGCCTTCAATCCGTGAAACATTGATGCCTCCGTCTCGAGCAGACAGCTGTACATCGCCTTCAAGACGTTCAGCAGAAATATTACCGCTACTCGTGTCGGCTTCCACATTCCCCTTCAGATTACGCAGCTCAATGGAGCCATTCATATTTTTCAGGGTCATACCACCCTGCGCAATCAGCCCCGACAAAATCACTCTTCCGTTGCCGGCATTAAGCAGCAGTTTAACCGCCTCTGGGCCTGGAGTCGCTGATGGTTCGGGAGACAAGGATGAGCTAGGCAGCGGACTTGTAGTAGCATTTGTGGTCAGGTTTTCCGAATCGGCAGCATTAGCGGCTGATAGCGCAGACTGCTGTATGTCTCGCGGAGCAGGCGTGGAATCAGGAGCCACGTCAATTTGAGACATAGTAGCTGGCGGCATTCCAGGATAGAGCGATAGAGGTGCTGTTCGCAAGGAAGACGGAAGAGGCTCTCGAAGCACAGCTGCCAAATCGGCTGGCAAAGTGACAACCAGATTGTACCTCGGTAAACGCGATCCGTTGGCCCCATAAGGCATACCTTGAGCTGTAAGCTCAAGCTTGCCGTCGGAACTGAGCTTAAGCTTGGATTTTTCCTTTACGGTGTCCGCTTCCGATTGCAACTCCGTATCGACCCATAACTCAGACTCCACGATAACACTCTTGAAGTCGGGATCGGACGAGGCTTGCACCGTCACGTCACCGTTCGGATTGTCGATGACAACACTCGTAATCGGCTCTTCAAGGGGGAGCTCAAGCGGCTCCTGAGCAAACTGAAAACCTTTTTCTTCAGAAAGATTCTCAAGATTCGTTCGACCAGCATACTGATCCAGCCAGCGAAACGGAAGTCCACCATACTGTGTAACCAAATAAGCAGAGCTCACGAAAATAAAAGCCGTAAGAAGAGATCCAATACCCGCAAGCAGGCGTCGACCGGGATTCTTTTTCTCTAGTAGCTGAAAAAGCAGCATCTCGAGCCCCGCCAACACGAACAAAAGCGGCCACCAATCCAGCAGGAGTCCGATATCATTGCGCTCTTTGACCTGATCCCATAGTAAAAGCGTTCCGCAGACCGCCAGAATAACGGCTGCGCTGAAGCGACCAAGTCGAAATAGGCCAGCCTTCCTCTTAATTCCGAACCATAACGCAAAAACAAGTAATACAACTCCGGAAGCCATGTCACCGATCCAGTCGAGACGAGGCTGTACGGCAGCAGTTGGACGGATGAGAAAGAATAGCAGGATGCCACCTGCAACGAGCAAAATACTATGCGTTGGCGTGAACTGTCCGGCCGAATCTCTATTGGAACCGGCAAGTTTGTTGCGAGTAGAAATTTCCAAAGCATCGAACACGCTGAAAAAATACATCGCAGGCAGCGCATAGCCCAAGTACAGGAGGAGCAGCGCCCGGCTGCCGCTCGTAGAATCCGAGAAGCGGACGAGCGCGGCTAAATCCAGCAGCACCAGCAGCAGAATCATCAATCCGCGGCCATACCAGCCCAGATAAAGATGTCCACCACCCGGTAACAGAGCGGCAAACAGAGCTGACAGCTTGCGGCTTTTCAGTTGTGTTCTCTCGCTCATTCAACACTCACAGCATGTACGCCCTCCAGTGATTTGATTTTTTCTAGCAATGGAATCAGCTTATCCTGTTTGGGAAAACTGAGATACAAGAGCAGCATCACTCTGGAGCGCTCTAGCTCCCGATCACCGTATTCCTGCAGCGACAATTTGCGCATTATAATTCCTTGCTCCGTAAGCAGCGCACTTACGGCTAAAAGCAACGTTTCTTTTTCATCGGCCAGCACTTTGATGAAATGCTCTTTTTTACCGTTGCTGAACTTCTTCTCCAGCTTATTGAGCACGACCAATACTAGTAGCACTAGCACCGTAACCGCTATTGCCGGGAGAAGGAAGCCTGCACCGACCGATAAACCAATCGCCGACACAACCCATAAAGAGGCTGCAGTGGTAAGACCAGTAATCGATTTGCCCGTAAATAGAATAGTACCTGCTCCTAAGAAACCGATACCAGTTATGACTTGAGCAGCAAGACGAGCAGGGTCTAAACGCACATTTGTTTCATTGACAAACTGAGCGAATCCATAAATTGACAGAA
This window contains:
- a CDS encoding putative Mg2+ transporter-C (MgtC) family protein; this encodes MNNALSTIAHDSPWYINEWELLLRLFLAVLLGGLVGFEREQSNHAAGLRTNILVCLGSCLLMLLSIYGFAQFVNETNVRLDPARLAAQVITGIGFLGAGTILFTGKSITGLTTAASLWVVSAIGLSVGAGFLLPAIAVTVLVLLVLVVLNKLEKKFSNGKKEHFIKVLADEKETLLLAVSALLTEQGIIMRKLSLQEYGDRELERSRVMLLLYLSFPKQDKLIPLLEKIKSLEGVHAVSVE
- a CDS encoding Putative adhesin — protein: MSERTQLKSRKLSALFAALLPGGGHLYLGWYGRGLMILLLVLLDLAALVRFSDSTSGSRALLLLYLGYALPAMYFFSVFDALEISTRNKLAGSNRDSAGQFTPTHSILLVAGGILLFFLIRPTAAVQPRLDWIGDMASGVVLLVFALWFGIKRKAGLFRLGRFSAAVILAVCGTLLLWDQVKERNDIGLLLDWWPLLFVLAGLEMLLFQLLEKKNPGRRLLAGIGSLLTAFIFVSSAYLVTQYGGLPFRWLDQYAGRTNLENLSEEKGFQFAQEPLELPLEEPITSVVIDNPNGDVTVQASSDPDFKSVIVESELWVDTELQSEADTVKEKSKLKLSSDGKLELTAQGMPYGANGSRLPRYNLVVTLPADLAAVLREPLPSSLRTAPLSLYPGMPPATMSQIDVAPDSTPAPRDIQQSALSAANAADSENLTTNATTSPLPSSSLSPEPSATPGPEAVKLLLNAGNGRVILSGLIAQGGMTLKNMNGSIELRNLKGNVEADTSSGNISAERLEGDVQLSARDGGINVSRIEGGLSAYTSNGNLDIADIVGEAILETKNGYIHVEQVTKSLQADTLNGEIRIRSSKVGGNWNIDSSIGEVSLSLPTIASFEMDGAVTFGTITSELPLKVTKKTIEGIIGLGTHQIRVDANSDISIFAFPSLQN